The sequence atcaaattaaatctacttaaaatcacatttaaaatcatccccaaaagctcatgcattaaattaattaccaaagacatttttgctataattatagttttatagtTTCGGTtacttttcgttttttaaaaagcattttcatttttattttattccgttaatgaaatagtttttttgaatttttgtttgagttttttcattagttttagttaattaaaataaccttagAACTGACAGACAGTATTAGTCGAAACTGAACATGATTTTCTTTGAAAGTGGTCATGATTTTGTGTATCTTGCTGCTCTGACAGGCAGCATCAGAGGAAGCCAGCAGCGTGTCTTCAGATGGAAACTGGGCTCAGGCCCTTCCTCTCCTGACGGTGGCAGTACGAGCAGCAGACGAACACCGACTTCAGTATCTTCGCCAGAGGGCATCCTGCCTGGCACGACTTGGCTTCCACGAGCGGACCATAGCCGACCTCGATGGAGTCATTCAGAAGCACGGCTGTTCTGACGCCGGCTGCTCTGACGATCCCCAAGTCTGGGCGGAAGACTTGTGCCGCCGCGCCGGCAGCCTGGTGCTATGTTCCAGGGAAGGACCTGCTCTGGAGGACTACAGCAGAGCTCTTGAGTTCCACAGGGAGCGGACCATCCGATGTGTGGGCGAAGGTCTGGGGAGGCTACGTGTTGCCGAGTGCTTTTTGAGGGGTGCACTGCAGAACTATGGCGAGCAGCAACTCAGCAAAGCTTGGGCGTTGATCGAGTGCGGCCTGGTTCTGGACGCTGACAATGCAGAACTGCGTCGACTGAGGGCAAAGGTCAAGCGGGAAGTGGCCAGCCCCTGTAATGTCAACTAGTGAGACCAGTAGAGTCCAAGAAACAATTGATCCAGTCATTCAGTGAAGCATCTTTTAGGAGAGTGGTTCTTAATTAAACTGGGGCCTGCAacacaatttgcaataaatgatgcctgtaaatttaaaaaaaaaaagaaatgtgccTATACTAAACCAATTAATCCTCCTTACCTGAGCTTTTAGCATGTTAAGTTGTGATATGATTGTGATGCATCTGCCCAGCATTTCTTGCTTTCTCACACTCTTTTCTCATGGAGAGTTTGACAGGTGAGGCAAGGCGAACTTGGCAGAATACCTGCAGTCAAACATTTCTAACGTGGATAAGTTATTGTTTTTACACTCTAACATGTTCAGTGAGAATGACTCAGTGATTGCCTTCCACAAGGCTCATTTCctgtcatggaaaaaaaaacgtgaaaatgaTTCTTCTCATGTCCGTTTCTGAAATTCACCAGCAGATTTCATCTCGATCAACGGATGTAAACGTGCTTTAGTCAGTGCTATTTTTTGAGCTTTCGCATCATTGTGCACTTGCTGGGAAGTGATGATTAACGGAAGTCCCCAGTTCTGCTCATCAGAtagtttttataaaaaatactgtaattccTACCGTGGTCATAGAAGTCGCTAAATGTAGCAACCAAAGCGCTACAAAATTGTCACCACTGTGCTTTTGTAAACTCCTTTCTGTTCGCAGCCTTGGTGTGGGTGTAAGCTCTAAGCAATGTATGTCAGCTAGCAACAAAgaataaatattgattttaattcAACCAAATTTGGAGATGCTCCTGCCTATTAAACAGATCACGAATATTTAgcttgaaaagtaaaaaatacataaataaaaggaaTCCCCATGGCATTTCGAGATGTGCATGGTATTTAGCTGAATAGCATTTAGAAAGAATTCAGTACCTTTCTAAAGattggacacttttttttttttttaattaataaatacatgtgtTTTATGCACAACATTCAAGGTcctatgaaaaaaacaacagcagcagcataaAAAAGATGAATAGAGCTTATTAGAGAGGTTTGCTGCAGCTTTTAATTTATTCATGAACGAACTGCATACATTAGATAAGACCTTAATTTCAGTTATGGACTGGTTTACTTTTGGTGCGTGCAAGACAAACAGATCACACAACACAAAGACCACCACTTTATTTAATTCAAACCAACACATCTAGATAAGGAAAGTGCCCAATGTGCAGGAttaatactttattttaaattcGAGGAGAAACAATTCCCTTCAAATCCAAATCAGCAACCAGCAAGCAGTCATAAATAAAACGTACATCTTAAATGGTGACATGTAAGATTATCACATATATCCTTCTTGATACATAGAAAGCAAGATGTTTGAAGTTAATTTAGGACAATTTAAATCCTGCTTATATGGCTGGTGAAATTCCATGTCCTCTAAGCAGACACGGTAATGTATTGGGGCTCCATGTTGCCAAAGTAAGACTTCTCCCATTCACTCATGAGGTCAAAATGCAGCGGGCGGTCACAGAAGGTGCAGGAAACGGCCGCCTGGTTACTGAGTTTCAGCCCCACCTCCTGCCACACGTCCACCAGTTTCTCTGTGAATATAATTCATTAATAGTTCCACGGAGTCATCAAGAGTGACGAGAACTGCAGTGGGGTCCTGGACGTATTTCTAGACACATGTTACTCACCCACAAAGTACTCCATCATGGCGGGCTGGTGATGAGGAGTCGGAGCCAGGCGGAGCAACTCCTCTCCGCGAGGCACTGTGGGGTAGTTGATGGCCTGCACGTAGATGTTGTGTCTCTCCAGCAGGGTGTCACACACCTTGGTGTTCAGCTCCGCATTGCCCACCTGCAGAACGCAACCACAACAAAAGCAACAGTGATGATCACAACTTGCGACACatgatttttaatgtaattgGCGAATCTCCATACCCGTATGGGGATGATGTGGCTTGGACAATGAACCACAGGCAGGCCCTTATCCATAAGCAGCTGCCTCATGTGTTTGACGTTCCTCTGGTGGGCTCTGCGTAGAGACTGCCCCTCGGGGCCCTGAAGGACCCGCACGGACTCCAAGGCTCCGGCCAGGACCATGGGTGGCAGGGCGGTGGTGAAGATGAAGCCGGCTGCGAAGGATCGCACTGTGTCCACTAGGGCGGCGCTGCTGGCGATGTAACCGCCCACACAGCCGTAGGCTTTGCCTGGAACAGACGTCAGGAGGGAGAGACAAATTTTCTTTAAATACAATACTTacatttcactgaagcaaccattTTGTATTTCTACAATTGTGtctttcttattttttaaattcattgttTCTCGTTAAATAATTGGTTAGTTGAGtaactgaaaaaataaacagtagaataaacaattttacataCACATTTAATAATTGGTTAATTCATACTCTACAACTCTACAATAATAAGATGAGAATTATTTTCAATCCAATACCATGtattttcaacacattttcaattttcacctaaaaaaagtcatcatactttttttttttttttttacaataatatgttctctgTGCGCCCACTAGTGTAAatacaacattctgattaatattgtgcttgtgtaatatgaattaaacaacaaaatccaCCTTTTTAGCCATTACaaggtggcagccattttgcatcttgctgtcaactgaaaatatcatcacagttgctcagtaacaacaaatcacagctcacttgttttttttagtttgatcaTGTAATCATGTGACAGTTGTTACCTGAGttctgcgcaactgtgatgtcattttcagtcaacagaaagtggcaaaatggccgcccactgagaaaGATCAAAAGAGGTGAATTTTGCTTCTTAATTCATAGtctacaaacgcaatattaatcagaatactgtgtttaaactagtgtggccacatattattgtaagaatttgttttgtttgtttactatcTTAAAACGGCAGAccacagaattattattttaaaagatgCAATGTATGATTTTCAGTAGGTATTTTAAAGCTTCACAATTATGAATAACGTCCAACTGTGTTATGAGTAGAATATAGTTTGATATTGTGAACTTGTACTATTTGTTATTTGAACTACAAATGTGGTTTTGCCAGTAGATTTTTAGCTAAAAGTTTGAAGTTGCCATAAAAGTCGACACAACCTCTGATGTTACTTTATCAGCAGAGCCACAGTGGGAGTAGCAGCAGCGCGTTGCTGATAACCCTCTTATTCCTGTGCTGCGAACGCCTCCTCTTCAGGCCTTTAGGTGTGAGTTATCATAGCTAAGTTGGCACTCTGACAGTGTCAGTTAGACCAAGTGGGTGGGAGTGTGACTTTAGCCAAGACGAGAAGGTGGCCAGTGCAAACAAATTCAAATAGTGAATAAAAAGGAAGGGAATGGCCACATAAGATGCTCACCTAAAGTCCCGGACACAATATCAATCTTGTGCATGACGTTGTCCCTCTCCCCGACTCCGGCTCCATGGGCTCCATACAGACCGACGGCGTGAACCTCATCAACAAACGTCAGAGCTCCATAACGATGGGACACATCGCACAGCTCCTCTAAGGGACATATGCCACCTGACATCACACAGAACAAGAACataaaattatttcaaaattcAATGCCCAAGTTGAGGCAATAAAGAACAATTAAATAGATATGTTAGTTAAATAATGAAAAGCAAAAGTTTCCTATGTAAAATCAACAATGCAAACATAGCATCATTTAATGACAATTTATGTgcataaaaataatggatataGAAATTGAGATATGGCAATTTCCTCCCAAGAGACATAATGATGGATGACAAAAGATTGTTAAAGTGTATAATTTTCTCATTCATTTAGTAATTTTTCCGCTGCAGATACGGGATGGTGTCTGTCTACAATTTCAACATTTCGCGAGCCTCACCGTCCATTGAATGCACCGTCTCAAATGCGACAATTTTGGGCGTCTTTGGGTCTGACCGCTGCAGAAGCTCCTCCAGGTGTCGACTGTCGTTGTGGCGAAAGATGAAGCGCTTGGATCCGCTGTTTCTGATGCCCTGAATCATTGAGGCGTGGTTCCCGGCATCAGAGTAAATCTCACAGCCTGTGTGTGGGATAGCAAACACTTCATcagttcatccattcatttgctaccacttccgggtcacaggtgagctggatCAAATCCCAGCTGTTTGGGTGAGAGGTCCTTGGAGACAGTGCATGGCAGTCATTCGCAGggcatatgtaaacaaacaacaatgGATAGATGGAACTTCAGTAATCAAAAGTGTTGGGAACGTTACTTTATAAAAGTAATTTGTTATCGTTCCTCATTACTTGCTCAAAAAAGCAACTGAGTTAGTAATTGAATTACTTCATGATAAAAGTAACTCGTTACCAAGCAAAGTAACTATTTTCGCtacttaaaataaatgttttacatcaaataatttggatttttaaaaatatttttatttggtttgccaggcgattaaaattgttcatcgtaattaatcgcatgacttcaattgttaactcacgattattcacaaattttatatgttttaaatatacaataaaatgtacaatatattttttaagttttcatactcttgttaatataaaagtgggaaaaaaattaaactaacaGAAATGTGGCTGCATCATTTAATCATTGATActctaatttcataataattttaaaaatcgagttaaaatttaaaagatgtactgtactgttaaaaaaaaacaaaaaaacaagcgtgATACTAATTTGTgtttaggtcatttttctgccactaggtggcataattgcatttgtaagacggtgacagctcagtgcatttttgctTTCATATTAAGGGCTATCTAATATTTAacctgaagtaacttgtgaaattctgcacatttttaaaatttgtgaaatacaacttgaccccagcctccacaaatatatgcatttttattaaatttattactgctaaatggctggcaaccagtccagagtgtaccccgcctactgcccaaagccagctgagatgagCGCCAGCACccgccgcgacccttgtgaggaataagcggtcaagaaaatggatggatggattactgctaaattttgaagaGGACGTGTCGACGACTGGATGACTGGAattcaggctttccaagtaagaagCAGTCATTAATTGCGcgttaaaaaaatagtggcgttaaagtaactaaataaaaatgagcgcataaattttgacacccctaataataataataataataataataataataataataataataataataataataataataataataataataataagttttattgttatcattattattattattattattattattattattatcattattatttttattattattatttttattattattattattattattattattattattaattaaatgcaggCAAGGAAGAGTGATGGCATCATTGTACTATGGTCCCTTTGTGCAGGATATGATCCAAAATTAGCAGTGTTCTTGTTTTTGATCTATCAAAATGGTGGTGA is a genomic window of Festucalex cinctus isolate MCC-2025b chromosome 2, RoL_Fcin_1.0, whole genome shotgun sequence containing:
- the LOC144014583 gene encoding 5-aminolevulinate synthase, erythroid-specific, mitochondrial-like; this encodes MAAFLHHCPFFKSSTKPALRRSGPLLSLANQCPIIARQISVCGSAALDAKLSTSPASPDCHQLPTLQQRRTFAQTAPQVAEVCPFVTSRIGMVKASPEVQEDVREGMMGSLLKDLKESIFPKSPQDITISHLLKDNMVGPSYDYDDFFSEKIAEKKKDHTYRVFKTVNRSAVSFPFAEDYSVSNREGSQVSVWCSNDYLGMSRHPRILGAISDALCEHGAGAGGTRNISGTSNFHASLEKELAQLHQKDAALVFSSCFVANDSTLFTLARLLPGCEIYSDAGNHASMIQGIRNSGSKRFIFRHNDSRHLEELLQRSDPKTPKIVAFETVHSMDGGICPLEELCDVSHRYGALTFVDEVHAVGLYGAHGAGVGERDNVMHKIDIVSGTLGKAYGCVGGYIASSAALVDTVRSFAAGFIFTTALPPMVLAGALESVRVLQGPEGQSLRRAHQRNVKHMRQLLMDKGLPVVHCPSHIIPIRVGNAELNTKVCDTLLERHNIYVQAINYPTVPRGEELLRLAPTPHHQPAMMEYFVEKLVDVWQEVGLKLSNQAAVSCTFCDRPLHFDLMSEWEKSYFGNMEPQYITVSA